Proteins from a genomic interval of Erwinia sp. SLM-02:
- the tagF gene encoding type VI secretion system-associated protein TagF, translating to MAPYTDLGWYGKLPTAGDFVHQRMPESRLVHWSNWFKSGVAQWQHQHNGCTEAFARAPIWNFALPATLGLQQVQIGCLMPSRDRVGRIWPLMAVKNLTVAQWHPVQLALAGEWFNALGSALHQAVSQQKSVDETGATIAALAALPRADNLDATTLIGYRDCPTLAWQDASRRFDPLQYTSYWWTNQSDGYPLVSHRHSGNLTAQLFSQLFQPTLAEKPPRHGLYPPMFDQAD from the coding sequence ATGGCCCCTTACACTGACCTGGGATGGTATGGCAAACTCCCGACGGCGGGTGACTTTGTGCATCAGCGGATGCCGGAATCCCGGCTGGTCCACTGGTCAAACTGGTTTAAATCCGGCGTGGCGCAGTGGCAGCATCAGCACAATGGCTGTACTGAAGCCTTTGCCCGCGCGCCGATCTGGAATTTTGCGCTGCCCGCCACGCTGGGCCTGCAGCAGGTACAAATCGGCTGCCTGATGCCGTCACGCGATCGGGTTGGCCGCATCTGGCCGCTGATGGCGGTCAAAAACCTCACGGTGGCCCAGTGGCATCCGGTACAGCTGGCGCTGGCCGGAGAATGGTTTAACGCTCTCGGTAGTGCGCTACATCAGGCGGTCAGCCAGCAGAAAAGCGTGGACGAAACCGGGGCGACGATAGCTGCGCTCGCCGCGCTGCCGCGGGCAGACAACCTCGATGCGACCACCCTGATCGGCTATCGCGACTGCCCCACGCTGGCGTGGCAGGACGCGTCGCGGCGCTTCGATCCGCTGCAGTACACCAGCTACTGGTGGACCAATCAGAGCGATGGCTATCCGCTGGTCAGCCACAGGCACAGCGGCAATCTGACCGCGCAGCTGTTCAGCCAGCTGTTTCAACCGACCCTGGCCGAAAAACCGCCTCGCCACGGGCTCTATCCACCGATGTTTGACCAGGCCGACTGA
- the tssM gene encoding type VI secretion system membrane subunit TssM, whose translation MLKNLFALLTCRPVWGLLGVSALCALIWMLGPLLALSQFQLLDSDLNRQLLIVGCYLLWGLFMLLPQLYRAWFNRRMLARLQLNSSEQNDLQATSEMLDMRFHDATQLLKKIQFPQSSPSRRSRWFRIFNARYLYQLPWYLIVGAPGAGKTTALLNSGLEFALPDSLNKGALRGVGGTRHCDWWFTRQAVLLDTAGRYTLQESQRTRDASEWQTFIALLKRYRPRQPINGVIVTLSVADLLSDPPDVRLAQANALRNRLAELHQQTGIHFPVYVMVTKSDLLKGFMSYFAQCDKSRREQIFGFTFPLQADRAVDNPLLPQFEQQFLQLCNQLMTDLACNMARQNDLQERADCFLFPQEFASLRPLLAEYLTTIFAARQGELPWSVRGLFFTSGTQEGLPFDRVMGELARKLQLPQQQGQSIASWNSVSRTAPIPANKGQSYFIHDLLSKVVFRESALAGSDRRWEQRNQRLHRMGYAALAAGLIVCSALWYTSYAKNQRYLQQVADRLPDIQQQARTLSESNGADITGLLPFLNSLVALPESPDFTLSSPPLALRGGLYRGEQVYNASWGLYQNALKSLLLPRVAQAITLALQEDNGASEAFTHDALRAYQMLYQPRIYDGRFLRSWVMQILSRNPPLAVTDAQRRQLDWHLSQLLDRQIQSSPYARDGALIMRKQNGPLH comes from the coding sequence ATGTTGAAAAACCTTTTCGCCCTGCTTACCTGCCGCCCTGTCTGGGGCCTGCTCGGCGTCAGCGCCCTGTGCGCACTGATCTGGATGCTTGGCCCGCTGCTGGCCCTCAGCCAGTTTCAGCTGCTTGACAGCGATCTGAATCGTCAGCTGCTGATCGTCGGTTGCTACCTGCTGTGGGGGCTGTTTATGCTGCTGCCGCAGCTTTACCGCGCCTGGTTTAACCGCCGGATGCTGGCGCGGCTGCAGCTGAACAGCAGCGAACAAAATGACCTGCAGGCCACCAGTGAAATGCTGGATATGCGCTTTCACGACGCCACGCAGCTGCTTAAAAAAATCCAGTTTCCGCAGAGTTCCCCATCCCGCCGCAGCCGCTGGTTCCGCATTTTTAATGCGCGCTACCTCTATCAGCTGCCGTGGTATCTGATCGTGGGTGCACCCGGCGCGGGTAAAACCACCGCGCTGCTTAACTCGGGGCTGGAGTTTGCCCTGCCCGATAGCCTGAACAAAGGCGCGCTGCGCGGCGTGGGCGGCACGCGCCACTGCGACTGGTGGTTTACCCGTCAGGCGGTGCTGCTGGATACCGCAGGCCGGTATACGCTGCAGGAAAGCCAGCGCACCCGCGACGCCAGCGAATGGCAGACGTTTATCGCGCTGCTTAAACGCTATCGCCCGCGCCAGCCCATTAACGGCGTGATCGTCACGCTCAGCGTGGCCGACCTGCTCAGCGATCCGCCGGATGTTCGTCTTGCCCAGGCCAACGCCCTGCGCAACCGGCTGGCGGAGCTTCACCAGCAAACGGGCATTCATTTTCCGGTTTACGTGATGGTGACCAAAAGCGACCTGCTGAAAGGTTTTATGAGCTATTTCGCCCAGTGCGACAAAAGCCGACGGGAGCAAATTTTCGGTTTCACCTTCCCGCTGCAGGCCGACCGCGCCGTGGATAACCCGCTGCTGCCGCAGTTTGAGCAGCAGTTCCTTCAGCTCTGTAATCAGCTGATGACCGACCTCGCCTGCAACATGGCGCGGCAGAACGATCTTCAGGAACGTGCCGACTGCTTCCTGTTCCCCCAGGAGTTTGCCTCCCTGCGCCCGCTGCTGGCGGAATACCTGACCACCATCTTCGCGGCGCGTCAGGGGGAGTTACCCTGGTCAGTTCGGGGGCTGTTCTTCACCAGCGGCACGCAGGAAGGCCTGCCGTTTGACCGGGTGATGGGCGAACTGGCGCGCAAGCTGCAGCTACCCCAGCAGCAGGGGCAGTCGATAGCCAGCTGGAACAGCGTCAGCCGCACTGCGCCCATCCCGGCCAACAAGGGCCAAAGCTATTTTATTCACGACCTGCTCAGCAAGGTGGTGTTTCGCGAAAGCGCGCTGGCCGGGAGCGACCGGCGCTGGGAGCAGCGCAACCAGCGCCTGCACCGGATGGGGTATGCCGCTCTGGCGGCGGGTTTAATCGTCTGTTCCGCGCTCTGGTACACCAGCTATGCGAAAAACCAGCGCTACCTGCAGCAGGTTGCCGACAGGCTGCCGGATATTCAACAGCAGGCCCGCACGCTGAGTGAGAGCAACGGGGCCGATATCACCGGGCTGCTGCCGTTTTTGAACAGCCTGGTGGCACTCCCTGAATCGCCCGACTTTACCCTTTCCAGCCCGCCGCTGGCCCTGCGCGGCGGATTGTATCGCGGTGAGCAGGTCTACAACGCCAGCTGGGGTCTTTATCAGAACGCCCTCAAGTCGCTGTTACTGCCGCGCGTGGCGCAGGCGATCACGCTGGCGCTGCAGGAGGATAACGGGGCCAGTGAGGCCTTCACTCACGATGCCCTGCGCGCCTATCAGATGCTGTATCAGCCGCGCATCTACGACGGTCGGTTCCTGCGCAGCTGGGTCATGCAGATTCTGTCGCGCAATCCGCCGCTGGCGGTGACCGACGCGCAGCGCAGGCAGCTGGACTGGCATTTAAGCCAGCTCCTCGACCGGCAGATCCAAAGCTCACCCTATGCCCGCGACGGGGCACTGATCATGAGAAAGCAAAATGGCCCCTTACACTGA
- the icmH gene encoding type IVB secretion system protein IcmH/DotU yields MMPELSPVKENYAALDNPLLAAAFPLLNAVVQIRQAVSHDDPAGLRQQLVDEIRLFENHCRRVEIPFETIIGARYCLCTVLDESAAQTPWGNRGVWSGNGLLVTFHNEAWGGDKFFQLLSRLSQNPDQHLWLLEIINYCLLLGYEGRYRTMENGRGQRDAIRDRLAVLIANVRDTPQHNRLSPPADLPQESAPWRAPVPLWACVSIAAFAACLVFSSLNWRLSNATSTLLQQIWQTPLPETIPGQRGPAPQALTDLRLRLSDLITGHQLDVVDTSSGSRVILPVDGLFNASGTVLSPQGRALIARVATALEAVHGTLLVSVFSDDRPRREERFPSSYEYSQAQASAIASLMQQLIAQPGVSIRTQGRGDSGALMPNDSAQNRAQNRRVEITLFAAPENDDSSNSTGKS; encoded by the coding sequence ATGATGCCAGAACTTTCTCCGGTAAAAGAGAACTACGCGGCCCTGGATAATCCGCTGCTGGCAGCCGCATTTCCCCTGCTGAACGCCGTGGTGCAGATCCGTCAGGCCGTCAGCCATGACGATCCTGCCGGTTTGCGCCAGCAGCTGGTTGACGAGATACGGCTGTTTGAAAACCACTGCCGCCGGGTGGAAATACCGTTTGAAACGATCATCGGCGCGCGTTACTGCCTCTGCACGGTGCTGGATGAGTCCGCCGCGCAGACCCCATGGGGCAACCGCGGCGTGTGGTCGGGCAACGGGCTGCTGGTCACGTTTCATAATGAAGCCTGGGGCGGCGATAAATTCTTCCAGCTGCTTTCCCGACTGTCGCAAAATCCCGACCAGCATCTGTGGCTGTTAGAAATCATCAACTACTGTCTGCTGCTGGGCTACGAAGGTCGCTATCGCACGATGGAGAACGGGCGCGGCCAGCGCGATGCGATTCGCGATCGTCTGGCGGTGCTTATCGCTAACGTCCGCGACACGCCCCAGCACAATCGTTTGTCCCCCCCGGCAGACCTGCCGCAGGAGAGCGCCCCCTGGCGCGCGCCGGTTCCGCTGTGGGCCTGCGTCTCTATCGCCGCATTTGCTGCCTGCCTGGTGTTTTCCAGTCTGAACTGGCGGCTGAGTAACGCCACCTCCACCCTGCTGCAGCAGATCTGGCAAACGCCGCTACCGGAAACCATACCCGGGCAGCGAGGCCCGGCCCCGCAGGCGTTAACCGATCTTCGACTGCGGCTCAGCGATCTGATCACCGGCCATCAGCTGGACGTGGTGGATACCAGCAGCGGCAGCCGGGTTATCCTGCCGGTGGACGGGCTGTTTAATGCTTCCGGCACGGTGCTTTCGCCTCAGGGCCGGGCGCTGATCGCCAGGGTAGCCACGGCGCTGGAAGCCGTTCACGGTACGCTGCTGGTCAGCGTTTTCAGCGATGACCGACCGCGCCGCGAAGAGCGTTTCCCCTCCAGCTATGAATATTCACAGGCGCAGGCCTCCGCCATCGCCAGCCTGATGCAGCAGCTGATTGCTCAGCCCGGCGTGTCGATCCGCACTCAGGGTCGCGGCGACAGCGGCGCGCTGATGCCCAATGACAGCGCCCAGAATCGGGCACAGAACCGGCGCGTCGAGATTACACTGTTCGCCGCGCCTGAAAACGATGACAGCAGCAACAGCACCGGAAAATCATGA
- a CDS encoding SH3 domain-containing protein, translating into MKISSALILLAVFSLAGCKTAPSQPDDDTLVTSEVNGVKLVHRYAVQAPTSFTPVNQQYRALYKASVMTRPDYSGKIVRYLEAGKPFTVLGEADRWLAIAGDDTQQLLGYVPLKAGVKSELYDATLRNDRPRPRKARKKECVDVGGQNKACRNGETATWILQ; encoded by the coding sequence GTGAAAATTAGCAGCGCGTTAATCTTGCTGGCCGTGTTTTCCCTCGCAGGATGCAAAACGGCTCCATCACAGCCGGATGACGACACCCTGGTGACCAGCGAGGTCAACGGCGTAAAGCTGGTGCACCGCTATGCGGTTCAGGCTCCGACCTCCTTTACGCCCGTCAACCAGCAATATCGCGCGCTTTATAAAGCGTCAGTGATGACCCGCCCGGATTACAGCGGCAAGATTGTGCGCTATCTGGAAGCCGGTAAACCTTTCACCGTGCTCGGTGAGGCCGATCGCTGGCTGGCGATTGCCGGGGACGATACGCAACAGCTGCTGGGCTACGTGCCGCTCAAAGCGGGCGTAAAAAGCGAGCTGTATGACGCCACACTGCGCAACGATCGCCCTCGCCCGCGCAAGGCGCGGAAAAAAGAGTGCGTTGACGTTGGTGGGCAAAACAAAGCCTGTCGCAACGGCGAGACGGCAACCTGGATCCTGCAGTAA
- a CDS encoding YbhB/YbcL family Raf kinase inhibitor-like protein — protein MTKTLLAASLLLASLGAGAQEVFTLTSPDFTDNALLDKKFAGATPGNASCTGENVSPALGWNHAPAGTKSFALMVFDPEGAKGLGVSHLVAYNIPASRTQFAQGDLTHGNGFTGGKNSPGTARYHGPCPPAGSGAHHYVFTLIASDLAADALPAGLTRDQLLNALKGHALAGAGIIGRYGND, from the coding sequence ATGACAAAAACGCTACTCGCCGCCTCACTCCTCCTGGCCAGCCTCGGCGCCGGCGCCCAGGAGGTATTCACCCTTACCTCGCCCGACTTTACCGATAACGCCCTGCTGGACAAAAAGTTCGCCGGCGCCACGCCGGGTAACGCCAGCTGCACCGGGGAAAACGTCTCCCCGGCACTCGGCTGGAACCACGCCCCGGCCGGGACAAAAAGCTTTGCCCTGATGGTCTTTGACCCGGAAGGCGCGAAAGGGCTCGGCGTCTCTCACCTCGTGGCCTACAACATCCCGGCCAGCCGCACGCAGTTCGCTCAGGGCGATCTGACCCACGGTAACGGATTCACCGGCGGGAAAAACAGCCCGGGAACCGCACGCTACCACGGCCCGTGCCCGCCGGCCGGCAGCGGCGCGCATCATTATGTCTTCACCCTTATTGCCAGCGACCTGGCGGCAGACGCACTCCCCGCCGGGCTGACCCGTGACCAGTTGCTTAACGCGCTGAAAGGCCACGCGCTGGCCGGTGCCGGGATTATCGGCCGCTACGGTAACGATTAA
- a CDS encoding YchO/YchP family invasin, with the protein MNRFIRRYPVFLPLLATLSGLPVDLAWAFDEKNQVAEAPFDDPARFSNMVQQLPALNNGASDDLLEKRIAEAAKSIGEASMASDSDKPLREQAELWAFNRFRDLAAERAAREGEHLLSPYGRASVTLAVDDDGNFNGTSAQLITPWQDNYQYLTFSQLGLEQTEYGAVGNAGLGQRWIAGDWRLGYNAFVDDLLTENQQRGSLGTEAWGEYLRFSANYYHPLSGWRNRGNSSQMRMARGYDITTRGYLPFYRQLGVSLSYEQYLGRNIDLFHSGNMMDNPTAVTLGINYTPVPLFTFSANHKEGDSGESQDQFALKMNYRLGVALSKQLSASNVDAAQSLSGSRYDAVNRNNSPVMAFRQRKTLSVFLATPPWQVQPGETLPLKLQIRHSNPIKAVSWQGDTQALSLTPPANSSDPEGWSIIIPAWDSSAEASNEYRLSVTLEDSKQQRVTSNWITLKLSQPVAMQDPRAENYDFLTP; encoded by the coding sequence ATGAATCGATTTATCCGCCGTTATCCTGTTTTCCTTCCCCTGCTGGCTACGCTCTCCGGCCTGCCTGTCGATCTCGCGTGGGCCTTTGACGAAAAAAATCAGGTTGCCGAAGCCCCCTTTGACGATCCCGCCCGCTTCAGCAATATGGTGCAGCAGCTGCCCGCGTTAAATAACGGTGCCTCCGATGATTTACTGGAAAAACGTATCGCCGAAGCGGCAAAAAGCATCGGGGAGGCCAGCATGGCCAGCGACAGCGATAAACCGCTGCGCGAACAGGCCGAACTGTGGGCGTTCAACCGCTTCCGCGATCTGGCGGCGGAACGCGCTGCGAGGGAAGGGGAGCATCTTCTTTCACCCTACGGGCGTGCCAGCGTTACGCTCGCCGTGGATGATGACGGCAACTTTAACGGCACCTCGGCGCAGCTGATTACCCCCTGGCAGGATAACTATCAGTATCTGACCTTCAGCCAGCTAGGCCTGGAGCAAACCGAATACGGCGCGGTGGGCAATGCCGGGCTGGGCCAGCGCTGGATAGCCGGTGACTGGCGGCTGGGCTACAACGCTTTCGTGGATGATTTACTGACCGAGAACCAGCAGCGCGGATCGTTAGGCACGGAAGCATGGGGTGAGTATCTGCGCTTCTCCGCCAACTACTACCATCCCCTCAGCGGCTGGCGCAACCGCGGCAACAGCAGCCAGATGCGCATGGCGCGCGGCTATGATATTACCACCCGCGGCTATCTGCCGTTCTATCGCCAGCTGGGCGTTTCTCTCAGCTATGAACAGTATCTGGGACGCAATATCGACCTGTTCCACAGCGGAAATATGATGGATAACCCCACGGCGGTCACGCTGGGGATTAATTACACGCCCGTCCCGCTGTTCACCTTCAGCGCTAATCACAAAGAAGGCGACAGCGGCGAATCCCAGGATCAGTTTGCCCTCAAGATGAACTATCGCCTCGGCGTGGCGCTCAGCAAGCAGCTTTCCGCCAGCAACGTCGATGCCGCGCAGTCGCTGAGCGGCAGCCGTTATGATGCGGTGAACCGCAATAACTCTCCGGTGATGGCTTTCCGCCAGCGGAAAACCCTGTCGGTATTCCTTGCCACGCCGCCGTGGCAGGTGCAGCCGGGTGAAACGCTGCCGCTGAAACTGCAAATCCGCCACAGTAATCCGATTAAGGCGGTCAGCTGGCAGGGGGATACCCAGGCTCTGAGCCTGACGCCGCCCGCTAACAGCAGCGATCCCGAGGGATGGAGTATTATTATTCCGGCCTGGGACAGCTCGGCGGAAGCCAGCAATGAATATCGTTTGTCGGTAACGCTGGAAGACAGCAAGCAGCAGCGCGTCACGTCTAACTGGATCACGCTGAAACTGTCTCAGCCGGTGGCAATGCAGGATCCGCGGGCGGAAAATTACGATTTTCTTACCCCCTGA
- a CDS encoding bestrophin family protein has product MIIRPHRHWFVRLFAWHGSVLPGIWFRLTLNLMMSVIAILCLDWYETLGIKLTLAPFSLLGVSIAVFLGFRNSVCFGRFIEARMFWGNLLIACRTLQRLALAISPAEAPRVMSLLLAFCYSLKHQLRRTDAHEDLRRYLGDEADEILARRSPTNFIELQLSNWLAIQRRNGNLSDILYAHMDASINQLSQVLGGCERLASMPIPFAYGLLLHRTVYLFCTLLPFALVPDLHYMTPLVSVFIAYTFLSLDTLAEELEMPFGLAKNHLPLDAMCTNIEINLREMNLEQELPDTPQPDRHYRLT; this is encoded by the coding sequence ATGATCATCCGTCCGCATCGTCACTGGTTTGTTCGCCTTTTCGCCTGGCACGGCTCTGTGCTACCCGGGATTTGGTTTCGCCTGACACTCAACTTAATGATGTCAGTGATCGCGATTTTGTGTCTTGACTGGTATGAAACGCTGGGGATTAAACTGACCCTCGCCCCTTTTAGTTTGCTCGGGGTGTCGATTGCGGTTTTCCTGGGTTTCCGCAACAGCGTCTGCTTTGGCCGCTTTATTGAGGCGCGGATGTTCTGGGGAAACCTGCTGATTGCCTGTCGCACGCTGCAGCGGCTGGCGCTGGCAATCTCCCCGGCTGAGGCGCCGCGCGTGATGTCGCTGCTGCTGGCGTTCTGCTACAGCCTCAAGCATCAGCTGCGCCGAACCGATGCCCACGAGGATCTGCGCCGCTATCTGGGGGATGAGGCCGATGAGATCCTGGCCCGCCGTTCTCCGACCAACTTTATTGAACTACAGCTCTCCAACTGGCTGGCGATCCAGCGCCGCAACGGCAATCTTTCTGACATTTTGTATGCCCATATGGATGCCAGCATCAATCAGCTGTCGCAGGTTCTGGGGGGATGTGAGCGGCTGGCGAGTATGCCGATTCCCTTTGCCTACGGCCTGCTGCTGCACCGCACGGTATATCTGTTCTGTACGCTGCTGCCCTTCGCGCTGGTACCGGATCTGCACTATATGACGCCGCTGGTGTCGGTATTTATCGCCTACACCTTCCTGTCGCTGGATACGCTGGCGGAAGAGCTGGAGATGCCGTTTGGCCTGGCCAAAAACCATCTGCCGCTGGATGCCATGTGCACCAATATTGAGATCAACCTGAGGGAAATGAATCTGGAGCAGGAACTGCCGGATACGCCTCAGCCAGACAGGCACTATCGTTTAACCTGA
- a CDS encoding porin, which yields MMKRSLLALLIPALLASGVQAAEIYNKDGNKVDLNGKINVGHLFSDDAGNDGDVSYARFGFKGETQIAQDLTGYAQWQYNFQLNKTEGTDALSGDKTRLGFAGLKFGKWGSFDYGRNYGLVYDALAWTDMLPKFGGDSGYADGFLSSRSTGVATWRNSNFFGLVDGLNVALQYEGKNERTGADAVRRSNGDGYATSVSYSADWGLGVVGTYANIGRTQAQNNAARGEGDRAESWATAVKYDANQIYLAAMYGNTHNATPIGGGFANKAVNFEAVAQYQFLNGFRPSLAYVSSRGKDIENIGNADIVKYVSFGANYYFNKNFLAYAEYKVNLLSDSNPLGLANDDVTGVGLNYQF from the coding sequence ATGATGAAGCGTTCTTTACTGGCATTACTGATACCGGCTCTTCTGGCCAGCGGCGTGCAGGCTGCAGAGATTTATAACAAAGACGGCAACAAGGTGGATCTGAACGGTAAGATCAACGTCGGCCACCTCTTCTCGGACGACGCGGGCAACGATGGCGATGTGTCCTACGCCCGTTTTGGCTTTAAGGGTGAAACGCAGATTGCGCAGGATCTGACCGGCTACGCCCAGTGGCAGTACAACTTCCAGCTGAACAAAACCGAAGGTACGGATGCCCTGAGCGGCGATAAAACCCGCCTGGGCTTTGCCGGCCTGAAGTTCGGTAAGTGGGGTTCATTCGACTACGGCCGTAACTATGGCCTGGTGTATGACGCACTGGCATGGACCGATATGCTGCCGAAATTCGGCGGCGACTCCGGCTACGCCGACGGTTTCCTCTCCTCCCGTTCCACCGGCGTGGCAACCTGGCGTAACAGCAACTTCTTCGGGCTGGTTGACGGGCTGAATGTGGCACTGCAGTACGAAGGGAAAAACGAACGTACCGGTGCTGATGCCGTGCGTCGCAGCAACGGCGACGGCTACGCAACATCCGTCAGCTACAGCGCCGACTGGGGTCTGGGCGTGGTGGGAACCTATGCCAATATTGGCCGTACTCAGGCACAGAATAACGCAGCGCGGGGAGAAGGCGATCGCGCCGAGTCCTGGGCGACGGCGGTGAAGTACGATGCCAACCAGATTTATCTGGCAGCCATGTACGGCAACACCCACAACGCTACGCCGATCGGCGGCGGCTTTGCTAACAAAGCGGTGAATTTTGAAGCGGTCGCGCAGTACCAGTTCCTCAACGGCTTCCGCCCGTCGCTGGCCTACGTGTCATCACGCGGTAAGGACATTGAAAACATCGGTAATGCGGATATCGTGAAGTACGTTTCTTTCGGCGCGAACTACTACTTCAACAAAAACTTCCTGGCGTATGCCGAATACAAAGTTAACCTGCTGAGTGACAGCAACCCGCTGGGGCTGGCGAATGACGACGTCACCGGCGTGGGTCTGAACTACCAGTTCTGA
- a CDS encoding aspartate aminotransferase family protein — MQPSITRENFDQWIVPTYAPASFIPVRAEGSTLWDQEGKSYIDFAGGIAVNALGHAHPDLQQALQQQAALLWHTGNGYTNEPILRLAKQLVDATFADRAFFCNSGAEANEAALKLARKVAHDGGDLQKTGIVAFNNAFHGRTLFTVSAGGQPAYSKDFAPLPGGIQHAVYNDLASAAALINDQTCAVIVEPIQGEGGVVPAEPAFLRGLRELCDKHQALLIFDEVQSGVGRTGSLYAYMHYGVTPDVLTTAKALGGGFPIGAMLTTESLAAHLNIGSHGTTYGGNPLAGAVGGKVMELINRPEILAGVAERHRWFVDGLNEINQRLQLFSEIRGLGLLIGCVLNQDYSGKAKLINQAAAREGLMVLIAGANVVRFAPSLIITKEEVTEGLARFERACLAVTQGAAV, encoded by the coding sequence ATGCAACCGTCAATCACCCGTGAAAATTTCGATCAATGGATTGTACCAACTTACGCACCTGCCAGCTTTATCCCGGTACGGGCGGAAGGCTCAACGCTGTGGGACCAGGAAGGGAAGTCCTACATTGACTTCGCCGGGGGTATTGCGGTCAATGCGCTGGGCCATGCGCATCCCGACCTGCAGCAGGCGCTGCAGCAGCAGGCTGCGCTGCTGTGGCATACCGGTAATGGTTACACCAATGAACCAATCCTGCGCCTGGCAAAACAGCTGGTGGATGCCACCTTTGCCGACCGCGCCTTCTTCTGTAACTCCGGTGCAGAAGCCAACGAAGCGGCGCTGAAGCTGGCGCGCAAGGTGGCCCACGACGGCGGCGATCTGCAGAAAACCGGTATTGTGGCGTTTAACAACGCGTTTCACGGCCGCACGCTGTTTACCGTATCTGCCGGTGGGCAGCCTGCCTATTCGAAGGATTTTGCACCGCTGCCCGGCGGCATTCAGCACGCTGTGTATAACGATCTGGCCTCTGCGGCTGCACTGATCAACGACCAGACCTGCGCGGTAATTGTTGAGCCGATTCAGGGCGAAGGTGGGGTTGTTCCCGCTGAGCCGGCCTTCCTGCGCGGGCTGCGTGAACTGTGTGATAAACATCAGGCGCTGCTGATTTTCGATGAAGTGCAGAGCGGCGTGGGCCGGACCGGTTCGCTGTATGCCTACATGCATTACGGCGTCACGCCTGACGTGCTGACGACGGCGAAAGCGCTGGGCGGCGGTTTCCCGATTGGCGCGATGCTGACCACCGAAAGCCTTGCTGCGCATCTGAATATTGGCAGCCACGGCACCACCTACGGCGGCAACCCGCTGGCCGGTGCGGTCGGCGGCAAGGTGATGGAGCTGATCAACCGCCCGGAAATTCTGGCGGGCGTGGCGGAGCGCCACCGCTGGTTTGTGGATGGCCTGAATGAAATTAACCAGCGCCTGCAGCTGTTCAGCGAAATCCGCGGGCTGGGCCTGCTGATCGGCTGCGTGCTGAATCAGGATTACAGCGGCAAAGCCAAACTGATTAATCAGGCGGCCGCCCGCGAAGGGCTGATGGTGCTGATCGCCGGGGCTAACGTTGTGCGCTTCGCACCGTCGTTAATCATCACTAAAGAGGAAGTCACGGAGGGGCTGGCACGCTTCGAACGCGCCTGCCTGGCCGTCACTCAGGGAGCCGCCGTATGA
- the astA gene encoding arginine N-succinyltransferase: MMFIRPVERDDLAQLMYLAGKTGGGLTSLPVDSDTLSARIERSLMTWQGKLPRAEQGYVFVLADGDTGKAVGICAIEVAVGLQDPWYNFRVGTQVHASKELNVYNMLPTLSLSNDHTGSSELCTLFLDPDYRNGKNGYLLSKSRFLFMAAFRDRFMQKVVAEMRGVSDENGHSPFWDSVGSRFFSMSFSDADYLSGTGQKAFIAELMPKHPLYIDYLSPEARGVIGQVHPQTAPARAVLEAEGFRFQNYVDIFDGGPTLECDIDRVRAIRKSRELVLELSEQPDETLPLCLVANQHYQHFRVMLLPADMQSGTIAVTAAQAEILHCQAGDNLRVVTLCREEKPA; this comes from the coding sequence ATGATGTTTATTCGTCCCGTTGAACGAGACGATCTGGCTCAGCTGATGTACCTCGCCGGTAAAACCGGCGGGGGACTGACCTCTCTGCCCGTTGACAGCGATACGCTGTCAGCGCGTATCGAACGTTCATTGATGACCTGGCAGGGAAAACTGCCCCGGGCTGAACAGGGATACGTTTTTGTGCTGGCAGACGGAGATACCGGTAAAGCCGTGGGGATCTGCGCCATCGAAGTGGCGGTCGGTTTACAGGATCCCTGGTATAACTTTCGCGTCGGCACTCAGGTGCACGCTTCGAAAGAGTTGAATGTTTACAACATGCTGCCCACGCTGTCGTTAAGCAACGACCACACCGGCAGCAGCGAGCTGTGCACGCTGTTTCTCGATCCGGATTACCGTAACGGAAAGAACGGTTACCTGCTGTCAAAATCGCGCTTCTTGTTTATGGCGGCGTTTCGCGATCGCTTTATGCAAAAGGTGGTGGCGGAGATGCGCGGCGTCAGTGATGAAAACGGCCACTCGCCTTTCTGGGACAGCGTCGGCAGCCGCTTTTTCTCGATGTCATTCAGCGATGCCGACTATCTGAGCGGCACCGGGCAAAAGGCGTTTATTGCCGAGCTGATGCCTAAACACCCTTTATACATTGATTACCTGTCGCCGGAAGCCCGCGGGGTGATAGGCCAGGTTCATCCGCAAACGGCTCCGGCGCGGGCGGTGCTGGAGGCCGAGGGCTTCCGCTTCCAGAACTATGTCGACATTTTCGACGGCGGCCCGACCCTGGAGTGCGACATCGACCGGGTTCGCGCGATCCGTAAAAGCCGTGAGCTGGTGCTTGAACTGAGCGAGCAGCCGGATGAAACGCTGCCGCTGTGCCTGGTGGCGAACCAGCACTATCAGCACTTCCGCGTGATGCTGCTGCCGGCCGATATGCAGAGCGGCACGATTGCCGTGACCGCCGCACAGGCTGAAATTTTACATTGCCAGGCAGGGGATAACCTGCGGGTAGTCACACTTTGTCGTGAGGAGAAACCAGCATGA